The genome window CTCCGATTGGTCAACCTTGATCCGAAGGTCAAGCGTACGGATGCAATCCAGTCCTTTGTCACCCAGGAGACCCCAATTGTCTCCATCATCGATGAAGATGGACAAACAGGCATCAGTTACACCTACACCATCGGTACAGGAGGCACTTCTGTCTTCTACCTGCTCAAAGATCATCTGCTGCCCCAACTGATTGGAAGAGATGCCGAGGACATCG of SAR324 cluster bacterium contains these proteins:
- a CDS encoding mandelate racemase/muconate lactonizing enzyme family protein, producing the protein MANIQQIQLRLVNLDPKVKRTDAIQSFVTQETPIVSIIDEDGQTGISYTYTIGTGGTSVFYLLKDHLLPQLIGRDAEDI